Proteins from one Staphylococcus saprophyticus subsp. saprophyticus ATCC 15305 = NCTC 7292 genomic window:
- the nrdI gene encoding class Ib ribonucleoside-diphosphate reductase assembly flavoprotein NrdI gives MKVVYFSFSGNVRRFIKKAEITNTMEITQNNCTEKIEEPFILVTGTIGFGEVPQPVQSFLDINHDLLRGVAASGNRNWGQNFAKAGRSISEKYQVPLLMKFEVQGTQNDISEFKDKVGQFNEDYGREEIQSY, from the coding sequence ATGAAGGTTGTTTATTTTTCATTCTCTGGTAATGTACGTAGATTTATTAAAAAAGCAGAAATTACTAACACTATGGAAATTACTCAAAATAATTGTACTGAGAAGATTGAAGAACCATTCATCTTGGTCACTGGAACGATAGGTTTTGGAGAAGTACCACAACCAGTTCAGTCATTTTTAGATATAAATCATGATTTACTAAGAGGCGTTGCAGCTAGTGGAAACCGCAATTGGGGACAAAACTTTGCGAAAGCTGGACGATCTATCTCGGAAAAATATCAAGTTCCTTTACTAATGAAATTTGAAGTTCAAGGTACACAAAATGATATTAGCGAATTTAAAGATAAGGTGGGACAGTTCAATGAAGATTATGGACGAGAAGAAATACAATCATATTGA
- a CDS encoding DMT family transporter, with product MNPKVKGIIAILVSAIGFSFMSVFFRLAGDLPVFQKSLARNLVAMFIPLYFIYKYKQPLFGKLSSQPLLISRSTLGLIGVLLNIYAIDHMILSDADTLMKLNPFWTILLSLIFLNEKVRNYQIIAMVIAIFGMLFVVKPEFSSSMIPAIGGLFSGIFAASAYTCVRALSTREAPYTIVFYFSFFSIVVLIPFTIFTFEPMSMMQVIYLIGAGLAAAAGQIGITLAYSYAPAKDISIFTYASIIFTAFFGFILFGESPDFYAILGYVIIIASSYYMFEKARRQPLSIQKEEQKPKT from the coding sequence ATGAATCCTAAAGTTAAAGGGATCATTGCTATCCTAGTTTCAGCAATTGGCTTTAGCTTTATGTCTGTTTTCTTCAGATTAGCTGGTGATTTGCCGGTGTTTCAAAAGTCACTCGCTCGAAATTTAGTAGCTATGTTTATCCCTTTATATTTCATTTATAAATATAAGCAACCCCTGTTTGGTAAACTTAGCAGTCAGCCACTTTTAATTTCACGTTCGACTTTAGGTCTAATCGGTGTTTTATTAAATATCTATGCCATAGACCATATGATATTAAGTGACGCTGATACGCTAATGAAACTCAATCCTTTTTGGACTATTTTGCTGAGTTTGATATTTCTAAATGAAAAAGTTCGTAACTATCAAATTATAGCGATGGTCATTGCAATATTCGGTATGTTATTCGTGGTTAAACCAGAATTCTCATCCTCTATGATTCCTGCTATTGGCGGTTTATTCTCTGGTATTTTTGCTGCAAGTGCATATACGTGTGTACGTGCATTGAGCACTCGCGAAGCACCCTATACAATTGTATTTTATTTTTCATTCTTTTCTATTGTAGTATTGATTCCATTTACGATTTTCACATTCGAACCAATGAGTATGATGCAGGTCATTTATTTAATTGGAGCTGGGCTCGCAGCAGCTGCTGGTCAAATTGGTATTACACTAGCCTATAGTTACGCTCCAGCTAAAGACATTTCGATATTCACTTATGCATCGATTATATTTACTGCATTCTTCGGTTTTATATTATTCGGAGAATCACCAGATTTCTATGCAATCTTGGGTTATGTCATTATCATAGC